From one Pseudopipra pipra isolate bDixPip1 chromosome 2, bDixPip1.hap1, whole genome shotgun sequence genomic stretch:
- the ENDOD1 gene encoding endonuclease domain-containing 1 protein, whose product MKTSIVFLLCISVFPGFSQGRVVREDETGFAECNVFFPGQVPPEGFTEPFHVKICQQYNKEPRFATLYSTKDKIPLYSAFKFTKPAQSEEENWLVEPQIDDPENDLHEMVHEADITGTVANLGANQALTSDYVGSGYERGLLNPSLLHDEDFQMATYTLTNSVPLSPALSKNWHRDIRKVVEQALIPHCSKKDHLYLLAGAIPSSVRVKGKVSVPESLWLAACCDAPEGWSLGLVKKVNDENSLADLTVGELEKQLPAEVHLFKGDCGKDKQKQEKREAVLQAVSQIRSGEQVETTDNQETKDSGWVRKVAGIIATPFIKLLELLIYVFVELVKFVFYFLWLVVKRVCGTVLDGLYSLWCGLVSYLKAISMVLISIPYDLGRVIVNIFLGFLQIVQDVVSLTYRILSIPVGFVLHLAAFPYYSICAIPSVLKDIATGIGGTFSLVINATVAVLHGFYYLAAHIVKRFVPKGSSDD is encoded by the exons ATGAAGACGTCAATTGTATTTTTGCTTTGCATCTCAGTTTTCCCAGgcttttcccagggcagagtTGTTAGAGAGGATGAAACTGGTTTTGCTGAGTGTAATGTGTTCTTCCCTGGACAAGTCCCACCCGAAGGATTTACGGAGCCGTTCCATGTGAAAATCTGTCAGCAGTACAACAAAGAGCCACGCTTTGCAACCCTCTACAGTACTAAGGACAAAATCCCCCTTTATTCAGCTTTTAAGTTTACAAAGCCAGCCCAAAGCGAGGAGGAGAACTGGCTGGTTGAACCGCAG ATAGATGATCCAGAAAATGACTTGCATGAGATGGTGCATGAAGCTGATATCACTGGCACTGTGGCCAACCTTGGTGCAAATCAAGCCCTGACCTCAGACTATGTGGGCTCTGGCTATGAGAGAGGGCTGCTCAATCCCAGCTTGCTTCATGATGAGGATTTCCAGATGGCCACTTACACACTCACGAATTCCGTCCCTCTAAGCCCAGCTCTGAGCAAAAACTGGCACAGAGACATCAGGAAGGTAGTGGAGCAAGCTCTGATCCCTCACTGCTCCAAGAAGGATCATCTGTATCTCCTCGCGGGTGCAATTCCTTCCAGTGTCCGAGTTAAAGGCAAGGTGTCAGTGCCAGAGAGCCTATGGCTGGCAGCCTGCTGTGATGCTCCAGAGGGATGGTCCCTGGGACTAGTGAAAAAGGTTAATGATGAAAACAGCCTGGCAGACCTCACggtgggagagctggagaagcagcTTCCAGCAGAAGTTCACTTGTTCAAGGGCGACTGTgggaaagacaaacaaaaacaggagaaaagagaagcagTATTGCAAGCTGTCAGTCAGATCCGCTCTGGGGAGCAAGTAGAAACAACTGACAACCAGGAGACCAAAGACAGTGGCTGGGTGAGAAAAGTGGCTGGCATCATTGCTACCCCTTTCATCAAACTTCTGGAACTCCTCATCTACGTCTTTGTGGAGCTGGTgaaatttgtgttttattttctgtggctTGTTGTCAAGCGAGTTTGTGGTACAGTTCTGGATGGACTCTACAGCTTGTGGTGTGGGTTGGTGTCCTACCTAAAAGCCATCAGCATGGTGCTCATAAGCATTCCTTATGATCTGGGGAGGGTCATCGTCAACATCTTCCTGGGCTTTCTGCAAATTGTTCAAGATGTGGTGTCCCTCACCTACAGGATCCTGAGCATCCCAGTGGGGTTTGTCCTTCACCTAGCTGCTTTCCCCTACTACTCCATCTGTGCCATTCCATCTGTCCTTAAAGACATAGCCACCGGGATTGGGGGCACCTTCTCTCTGGTCATCAATGCCACAGTCGCAGTTCTGCATGGCTTTTATTACCTGGCTGCTCACATAGTCAAACGATTTGTCCCTAAAGGCTCCTCTGATGACTGA